The Halogranum gelatinilyticum genome contains a region encoding:
- the smc gene encoding chromosome segregation protein SMC, producing the protein MHIKELVLDDFKSFGRKTRIPFYEDFTVVTGPNGSGKSNIIDGVLFALGLARTRGIRAEKLTDLIYNPGYDDGEEPPGTKEASVTVVLDNSDGKLDRSQVVNAAGTDNIGDVDEITIKRRVKETEDNYYSYYYLNERSVNLSDIQDLLAQAGVAPEGYNVVMQGDVTEIINMTPYQRRGIIDEIAGVAEFDAKKEDAFGELETVKERIGEADLRIGEKEDRLEQLEDERETALKYKSLREEKEEYEGYLKAAELEDKRADLDKTKTKLSKKESELEELQSVLDEKQGRVTRLDDELEELNRDIERKGEDEQLRIKSEIEEVKGEISRLEGKIETAEEKIEEAENERRQAFVGIDRKQEQVEEYEDEIRSVKVEKASIKSDIQSKQVELAEVQGEIESVDTEFDELKDELSERKETLEELKTEKNDLQREKDRLLDDARRRSNEISEARDDIETARERIPELKAKLSELHSELDKAEKNKAKVQGIVNDLRDERKEAKDELSEVEEEIRRKQSQYAELESRSNDGGNSWPRAVNTIMNAGMSGVHGAVGQLGSVAGEYATACETAAGGRLANVVVDDDGVGSSCIDYLKRRNAGRATFLPITKMDNRSLPRKPNNPGVVDFAYNLVDFDSQYASVFSYVLGSTLVVEDMDTARSLMGDYRMVTLDGDLVERSGAMTGGSGGGSRYSFSASGTGQLERIASEISDLEDDRQRLQSEVDDIEDRIDDVRDRQADATEKVRSIQSDIDRVEGELESAEDEIESLEDRLEELQDERESVDAKMQSLDDDISAKASEIADVESDISELEQELKDSKIPELTQQADDIRADISELEDRMDDLDGRLNELQLEKQYAEEAVDDLHDTVETAQNRKASAEEDIEEFEAKIEEKESVLDEKREAVSELEEELAELKEERSELKDRLKAAKDERDAAKEEVSSVQSRLDSLESAAERLAWEIDELESQVGDYDPEAIPSHEEVASTIDRLTGKMEALEPVNMLAIDEYDEVREELDTLQAGRDTLAEERDGIRERIDAYESQKRETFMTAFDAINDHFQDIFERLSAGTGELVLENPEDPFEDGLTMKAQPGDKPVQRLDAMSGGEKSLTALAFIFAIQRHNPAPFYALDEVDAFLDAVNAERVGQMVDDLAGDAQFVVVSHRSALLERSERAIGVTMQEDNVSAVTGIQFGDDDEEEELEVPADD; encoded by the coding sequence ATGCATATCAAAGAACTCGTCCTCGACGATTTCAAGAGCTTCGGCCGCAAGACGCGAATCCCGTTCTACGAGGACTTCACGGTGGTCACCGGACCGAACGGCTCCGGCAAGTCGAACATCATCGACGGCGTCCTCTTCGCGCTCGGCCTGGCCCGCACCCGCGGCATCCGCGCCGAGAAGCTGACCGACCTCATCTACAACCCCGGCTACGACGACGGCGAAGAGCCGCCGGGGACGAAGGAGGCGAGCGTCACCGTCGTCCTCGACAACAGCGACGGCAAGCTCGACCGGTCGCAGGTGGTCAACGCCGCCGGGACCGACAATATCGGTGACGTCGACGAGATCACCATCAAACGCCGGGTCAAAGAGACCGAGGACAACTACTACTCGTACTACTATCTGAACGAACGCTCCGTCAACCTCTCGGACATCCAGGACCTGCTCGCGCAGGCGGGCGTCGCCCCCGAGGGCTACAACGTCGTCATGCAGGGCGACGTGACCGAGATCATCAACATGACGCCCTACCAGCGGCGGGGCATCATCGACGAGATCGCCGGTGTCGCCGAGTTCGACGCGAAGAAGGAGGACGCCTTCGGCGAACTGGAGACGGTCAAAGAGCGAATCGGCGAGGCCGACCTCCGCATCGGAGAGAAGGAAGACCGACTCGAACAGCTCGAAGACGAACGCGAAACTGCTCTCAAGTACAAGTCGCTCCGCGAGGAGAAAGAGGAGTACGAAGGCTATCTGAAGGCCGCCGAACTCGAAGACAAGCGCGCCGACCTCGATAAGACGAAGACGAAGCTGTCGAAGAAAGAGAGCGAACTGGAAGAACTCCAGTCGGTCCTCGACGAGAAGCAGGGTCGCGTCACTCGCCTCGACGACGAACTGGAGGAACTCAACCGCGACATCGAGCGGAAGGGCGAGGACGAACAGCTCCGTATCAAGTCGGAGATCGAGGAGGTCAAAGGCGAGATCAGTCGTCTGGAAGGGAAGATCGAGACGGCCGAAGAGAAGATCGAAGAGGCCGAAAACGAGCGTCGACAGGCCTTCGTCGGTATCGACCGCAAACAGGAGCAGGTCGAGGAGTACGAAGACGAGATCCGCTCTGTCAAGGTGGAGAAAGCCTCCATCAAGAGCGACATCCAGTCGAAACAGGTCGAACTCGCCGAAGTGCAGGGCGAGATCGAGAGCGTCGACACCGAGTTCGACGAACTCAAGGACGAACTGAGTGAGCGGAAAGAGACGCTGGAAGAGCTGAAGACCGAGAAGAACGACCTCCAGCGCGAGAAAGACCGCCTGCTCGACGACGCGCGTCGCCGCTCGAACGAGATCAGCGAGGCGCGCGACGACATCGAGACGGCCCGCGAACGCATCCCCGAGCTGAAGGCCAAGCTCTCGGAGCTGCACAGCGAACTCGACAAGGCCGAGAAGAACAAGGCGAAGGTCCAGGGCATCGTCAACGACCTCCGCGACGAGCGCAAAGAGGCCAAGGACGAGCTCTCGGAGGTCGAAGAGGAGATCAGGCGCAAACAGAGCCAGTACGCCGAACTCGAATCCCGGTCGAACGACGGCGGCAACTCCTGGCCGCGCGCGGTCAACACCATCATGAACGCCGGAATGAGCGGCGTTCACGGCGCGGTCGGCCAACTCGGCAGCGTCGCCGGCGAGTACGCCACGGCCTGTGAGACGGCCGCGGGCGGCCGACTGGCGAACGTCGTCGTCGACGACGACGGCGTCGGCTCCTCGTGTATCGACTATCTGAAGCGGCGCAACGCGGGTCGGGCGACCTTCCTGCCCATCACGAAGATGGACAACCGGAGCCTGCCGCGCAAGCCGAACAACCCCGGCGTCGTCGACTTCGCGTACAACCTCGTCGACTTCGACAGCCAGTACGCGAGCGTCTTCTCCTACGTGCTGGGCTCGACGCTCGTCGTCGAGGACATGGACACGGCCCGCAGCCTGATGGGTGACTACCGGATGGTCACGCTCGACGGCGACCTCGTCGAACGCTCCGGCGCGATGACCGGCGGGTCGGGCGGTGGCTCCCGGTACTCCTTCTCGGCGTCCGGCACGGGCCAGCTCGAACGCATCGCCAGCGAGATTTCGGACCTCGAAGACGACCGCCAGCGGCTCCAGTCGGAGGTCGACGACATCGAGGACCGCATCGACGACGTCCGTGACCGACAGGCCGACGCGACCGAGAAGGTCCGCTCGATTCAGAGCGACATCGACCGCGTCGAGGGCGAACTCGAAAGTGCAGAAGACGAGATCGAATCCCTCGAAGACCGCCTCGAGGAGTTGCAGGACGAACGCGAGAGCGTCGACGCGAAGATGCAGTCGCTCGACGACGACATCTCGGCGAAAGCGAGCGAGATCGCCGACGTCGAGAGCGACATTTCGGAACTGGAGCAGGAGCTGAAGGACTCGAAGATCCCCGAACTCACCCAGCAGGCCGACGACATCCGGGCCGACATCAGCGAGCTGGAGGACCGGATGGACGACCTCGACGGGCGGCTGAACGAGTTACAGCTCGAAAAGCAGTACGCCGAGGAGGCCGTCGACGACCTCCACGACACGGTCGAGACGGCCCAGAACCGGAAGGCCAGTGCCGAGGAAGACATCGAGGAGTTCGAGGCGAAGATCGAGGAGAAAGAGAGCGTCCTCGACGAGAAGCGCGAGGCGGTCTCGGAGCTCGAAGAGGAGCTCGCCGAACTCAAAGAGGAGCGTTCGGAGCTGAAAGACCGGCTGAAGGCGGCCAAAGACGAGCGCGACGCGGCGAAAGAGGAGGTCTCGTCGGTCCAGTCGCGTCTCGACTCCCTCGAGAGTGCCGCTGAACGCCTCGCGTGGGAGATCGACGAACTCGAGTCACAGGTCGGCGACTACGACCCCGAGGCGATTCCGTCCCACGAGGAGGTCGCGTCCACCATCGACCGGCTGACCGGGAAGATGGAGGCGCTCGAACCGGTCAACATGCTCGCTATCGACGAGTACGACGAGGTCCGCGAAGAACTCGACACGCTCCAGGCAGGCCGGGACACACTCGCCGAGGAGCGCGACGGCATCCGAGAACGCATCGATGCCTACGAGTCACAGAAGCGCGAGACGTTCATGACGGCGTTCGACGCCATCAACGACCACTTCCAGGACATCTTCGAGCGGCTCTCGGCCGGGACGGGCGAACTCGTCCTCGAGAACCCCGAGGACCCCTTCGAGGACGGTCTGACGATGAAGGCCCAGCCGGGCGACAAGCCGGTCCAGCGGCTCGATGCGATGTCCGGCGGCGAGAAGTCGCTGACGGCCTTGGCATTTATCTTCGCCATCCAGCGGCACA
- a CDS encoding DUF211 domain-containing protein → MAPVRRLVLDLLKPHDPDIVRITRHVADCDGVSGVNAALVETDRDVQTLKLTVVGDDVPERVVYETIEELGASVHSVDEVVCGEVLVEQTATPQD, encoded by the coding sequence ATGGCTCCCGTCCGCCGACTCGTCCTCGACCTGTTGAAACCCCACGACCCGGACATCGTCCGTATCACTCGCCACGTCGCCGACTGCGACGGGGTGAGTGGCGTGAACGCCGCTCTCGTCGAAACCGACCGCGACGTCCAGACGCTGAAGCTCACGGTCGTCGGCGACGACGTCCCCGAACGCGTCGTCTACGAGACCATCGAGGAACTCGGTGCGAGCGTCCACTCGGTCGACGAGGTGGTCTGTGGCGAGGTGCTCGTCGAGCAGACCGCGACCCCACAGGACTGA
- a CDS encoding DUF7518 family protein, which produces MSNRVEELESKVKELQAAVNGLTEELVETKERVRQLEDEVEVDVAPRRSRQVEADAAEVADAAEAADAADEAEDAKTDEAKEDDNEEQSGESDIIVA; this is translated from the coding sequence ATGAGCAACAGGGTGGAGGAACTCGAATCCAAAGTGAAGGAGCTACAGGCAGCGGTCAACGGACTGACCGAAGAACTCGTCGAGACGAAAGAGCGTGTCCGACAGCTCGAAGACGAGGTCGAAGTCGACGTCGCCCCCCGCCGGAGCCGACAGGTCGAAGCCGACGCTGCCGAGGTCGCTGACGCCGCCGAGGCCGCCGACGCCGCGGACGAGGCCGAAGACGCTAAAACGGACGAGGCGAAGGAAGACGACAACGAGGAGCAGTCCGGCGAAAGCGACATCATCGTCGCGTAA
- a CDS encoding VIT1/CCC1 transporter family protein, translating to MVRSLPTAVRERLAGLRQLLRDEEVRSISRRYFISNGFDGTLTSIGVGVGSYLSGVADGATVFAVGLGAAVGLGTSGVWSVWEIERAETQADILRLERAMLTDLDDTAIQRQKANARLVHAVMSGIGPILGVVLPLVPFLFEGRGLSLAGATVGGILIGVALLFAFGAYLSTISRQRWYVAGLRMGLAGLVVAAVNYLLPG from the coding sequence ATGGTTCGGTCGCTTCCGACCGCCGTCCGCGAGCGACTCGCGGGGCTGCGACAGCTCCTCCGCGACGAGGAGGTCCGCTCGATCTCCCGGCGGTATTTCATCTCCAACGGCTTCGACGGGACGCTGACGAGTATCGGCGTCGGCGTGGGCTCCTACCTCTCGGGCGTCGCCGACGGCGCGACGGTCTTCGCCGTCGGTCTCGGCGCGGCGGTCGGACTCGGCACCTCGGGCGTCTGGAGCGTCTGGGAGATCGAACGCGCCGAGACGCAGGCCGACATCCTCCGGCTCGAACGGGCGATGCTGACCGACCTCGACGACACCGCCATCCAGCGACAGAAGGCGAACGCGCGACTCGTCCACGCGGTGATGAGCGGCATCGGCCCGATTCTCGGCGTCGTCCTGCCGCTCGTCCCGTTCCTGTTCGAGGGACGGGGGTTGTCGCTCGCGGGAGCGACGGTCGGGGGTATCCTCATCGGCGTCGCCCTCCTCTTCGCCTTCGGCGCGTATCTGAGTACCATCTCGCGACAACGGTGGTACGTCGCCGGGCTACGGATGGGACTCGCGGGCCTCGTCGTCGCGGCGGTCAACTACCTCCTGCCGGGGTGA